One Sphingomonas kaistensis genomic window, GCCATGCTGGAGCTCGCCCGCTGGCTCGTAAGTCGCGATCACCGCGCCGGTGCGGGTGACCTTGGTGTCGACCACCTTCAGCGCCTTGGCGGGCGTGTCGTCGCCGAACCAGCGCTTGCCGCGGCCCAGCACGACCGGGAAGGTCATGATCGTGAGGCTGTCGAGCAATCCGGCGGCGAGCAGCGCGGGATAGAGCGTGCTGCTGCCCTGAATGACGAGATCGGGGCCGTCGCTGTCCTTGATCGCGCGCAACTCCTCCATCGAGCCGACGCGGTGGCTGTTGGACCAGCCAAGCTCGGGCGTGCCGCGAGTCAGGACATATTTGGCGGCGCGAGTGAAGTCCTCGCCCATCTGAATCGCGGCGACTTCGCCCTCGTCCTTGCCGGTCTTGTCGAACACCTCGCCGATGCCGGTCGCCTCACCTCCGACATAAGGCCAGTAAGCCGCGAAGATGTCGTAGGTGCGCCGGCCGAGCAGCAGGTCGTAGGATGGGCCGAACACCGCATCGATCGCGGCGCCGACATCCTCGTCGAAGAATTGCGGCAGCCAGCCGCCATGTTCGAAGCCGACGGTCGGGTCTTCGCTCCGACCGCCCGGCGCCTGGATCACGCCGTCGAGCGAGGCGAACAGGCTGCCTCGAATCTTACGCATCGGCCGTTTCCCCCACCGCCGCGCGCTCGATGGCGGCGACGTCGATCTTCTGCATGGTCATCATCGCTTCAAAGGCGCGCTTGGCCTTGCCGCCGCCCTCGCTCAAGCAATCGAGCAGGATCCGCGGCGTGATCTGCCAGGAAAAGCCCCATTTGTCCTTGCACCAGCCGCAGTCGCTTGTCCGGCCGCCGTTCCCGACGATGGCGTTCCAGTAGCGGTCAGTCTCGGCCTGGTCTTCCGTCACCACCATGAAGCTGACCGATTCGTTGGGCGTGAAGTTGGGGCCGCCGTTGAGGCCGGAAAAGGCGCGACCGAGCACGGTGAAATCGACCGTGATCTCGTTGCCGGCCTGGCCGTCGGGATAGTCGGACGGCGCCTTGGCGGCGGTGCCGACATGGCTGTCGGGAAAGGTCGCGGCGTAGAACTCGGCGGCTTCGCGTGCTTGGCCGTGGTCGAACCACAAGACGGTGGTGAGCTTGTTCAAGTCGTTTCTCCTTACGCCTTGCGGGGCCCGACGAGGCCGAAGCTCGTGCCCTGCGGATCGATGGCGGACAGGCTGTATTCGCCTCCCGGTATCTCCATCGGTTCGGCGGTGATGGTGCCACCGGCGCTGCGGATCGTCTCCGCCGCCCGGTCGATGTCCTCGACACCGAAGTAATAGGACCATTGCGGCCGGGTGTTGGGCGGGATCAGCCCCATGATCGCACCGATCCCGACGTCGCCATCCTGAAGGAAGCGATAGTCGCCAAGCTCGCCCATCGGCATCGAGCCTTCCTGGCTCCAGCCGAAGTGGCGTCGGTAGAAATTCACCGCGCCACCGGGATCGGACGTGGTCAGCTCATTCCAGCGGACATGCTGCGGTCGGTCGACCGAGAAGACGTCGCTGACGGCATCGGGCTGCCCTTCGGGCGGGACCGGACGCATGATGTAAAAGGCCGCGCCGGCGGGATCGGTAACCATCGCGATCCGCCCGACGCCCGCCATGTCGGTCGCGGGCATGTGGACCTGGCCTCCGTCGCTTTTGATCGCCGCGATCGTTGCATCGACATCTTCGACCGGAAGATAGCCGAGCCAGACCGGGCGGGCGCCCCCGGCCTGCTTGTTGGCCATCAACCGCATCACGCCGCCGGCATCGCCGCCGTCGCCGCGCCGGATCATGCGATAGTCAAGCGGACCCGCGGGCTGCGGCTCGATGTCCCAGCCAACCACGGCGTCATAAAAGGCCTTGGCCGAATCGGGATCGGGGGTGAGCAATTCATACCAGATGAAATTGCCGTTCTGATCGGCCATGGCTCAGACCTCCAGCAGCGGCGCGAAGCCGCCGAACATCATGCGCTTGCCGTCCATCCCACGGTCGCCGCCGCCGGACAGGCGCTCGTCCTCCATGACCTTGGCCCAGGCCGAATCGCGCACTTCCTTGGAAGGCCATTCGATCCAGCCGTAAGCGACCTGTTCGCCGTCCTGGAGGTGGGTGGCGCGCTTGTAATCGGTCTGCTTGCCGTCGGGGACGTCGTCGCCCCACGCGTCGACCACGCGGGTCGCACCATTTTCGATGAAGACCTTCGCGGCCTGCTTGCTGAAGGCGACATAGGCGTCTTTCTTCTCGGACTTCGCCGGGACCACCACGCCGTCGAGATAGCCGAGGCGCCCGCCCGGCCCATCCTCGTTGATGACTTCGAACCCGGCATAGATCATCCGGCTGCCGTCGAACGGCATGTCCTTGGCCATATCTTCCATGCGCGGATCTTCCATCATGGCCTTGTTGGCGGCGTCGCGGGCGGCCTTGTCGGGGTATTCGAACCAGCTGAACAAGACGGTCTCGTCCTCTTTGGCCTGGACCGCGCCCCACAGGTCGTTGGTCTGCCCACGCGGGACATCGTCGCCCCAGGTCTCGACAAAACGAGTGGCGCCCTTTTCCATGATGATCGCCGCCGCCGCGCGGGCGTGGGCGAGATACCTCTCCTTGTTGGCGGTCGGGATCGCGGTGACGAAGCCTTCGACATAGGTCATGGATCGTACTCCCCTTCAGTTGCAGGCGGCCGCCTTGAGCTTGGCTTCCCATTCGGCGAACCCGGGCGGCGGACTGCCGGTGAAGCCTGCCATTTGCGCGTCGATGGCGCGGCGGAAGGCGGGGCGGTCGGTGCCGCGCTTCACATAAGCGACGAGGGTCGGGTGCTCGGCGAGCAGCGGATCGTCCTCGATGATCCGCAGCACCGAGACCATCAGGAGGTCGCCGGCCAAGAAGTCGCCCGCGAACCACTGCTGGTCGCCAAGCCGCTTCGCGACATCCTTGAGACGGCTGGAAATGCGCTCTTCGACCGAAGGTCGGCGCGGCTTGGCCCACGGCTTGTCGGCTTCGAAAATGTCGACATAAGCGAGCTCGCTGATCGGCGGCTCGACCGTATTCAGCGCGGCGAACATCCATTCGGTCGCCAGCGCCTGGCCGGAGGCGTCGGCGGGCATCAGGCCCGGCCATTTGGTCGCGATGTGGTGGACGATCGCGCCCGATTCGAACAAGGTCAGCCCATCTTCCTCATAGGTCGGAACCTGGCCGAAGGGCTGGCGGGCGCGATGCTCCGGGCCCTTCTGCTCGCCCTGCGAAAGGTAGCGGACCTCGTAGGGCTGGCCGACTTCCTCCAGCGCCCAGCGGACGCGGAAGTCGCGGACCTGGCCCTTGGCGAAGTCGGGTACCCAGTCGAACGCGGTAATGATCGGTTTCGTCACGGCTCAGGCCGCCTCGAACGACTGGGCGCCCTGTGCGGCGGCGGCCGGGTCCATCCACATCACTTCCCAATGATGGCCATCGAGATCGGCGAAGCTACGGCCGTACATCATCTCGCCCATTTCCTGCTTGGGCCCCGGGTCCATCTCGGCCCCGGCCGCGCCGGCCCGCTCGACCAGCCGATCGACATCCGCGCGGCTGTCCTCCGACACGCACAAGGCGACCTGCGCGGTGCGGTGCGCATCGGCGATCTCCTTGGGCGTGAAGGTCGCGAAGAAGTCGCGCGAGAGGAGCATGACGTGGATGATGTCGCTCCACACCATCGCGCTTGCGACATCGTTGGAAAAGGCGGGGTTCTTCGTGAGACCGATCGCTTCGTAAAAGGCGGTGGCCTTGGCGACATCGGCCACCGGGAGATTGATGAAAATCATTCGGGCCATGGTCTTCCTCCTCAGGGCGACTCGCATTCATTGAAGAATGCTCCCGTAAGTATTATCTTGCAACCGTGGAGTTAGAAAAACTAACCAATAAGCGACCAAGCGAGCCCCGGCGGGGATATGGCGACGCGTGCGGAACGGCACATGGGCTGGAGCTGGTCGGCGATCGCTGGGCGCTGCTGGTGATGCGCGAGCTGATGCTTGGTGCGCGGCGGTTCTCGGACCTGAAGCGTGACCTGCCGGGGATCAGCGCCAACGTGCTGAAGCAGCGATTGGACGAACTCGAGGCACGCGGGTTGCTCGCCAAGATCCGCCTGCCCCCGCCCGCCGCGCGCGACGCTTATCAAGCGACCGACTGGGGCCTGGAGATCGAGCCGGTGCTCCAGACCCTCGGCCGCTTCGCCGCGCGCAGCCCGGGGCACGATCCGACGTTGCCGCTTAGTCCGGTGTCGCTGATGATGAGCTTCCGGACGATGATCGACGCCGCCAAGGCGGAGCGGTTCGCGGCAAGGATCGGCGTGCTGAACGGCGAGGACAGCTTCGTCGTCACCGTGAAGGACCAGCAACTGACGGTCGAACGGCGCCCTGCCACGGGTGTCGACGCGACGATCGCCGGCTCGCCCGAACACATCGCCGCGGTGGTCTATGGCGGCGCCCCGGCCGATGGTCTCGCTATCGAAGGAGACGAAGCGCTCGCAAGGCGTTTCCTCACTCTCTTCACCCTGCCCCCGAAGGTTGAGACCACGCGGGCCGCCAGCTAAGGGCCCTTCATGGCCGACATGTCGAACGAAAATCAGATGCCAAGCGGCGAAACGCTGATGGCGGCGCCCGACAAGATGCTGAAGGTGCGCGACGCCTTCGGCATCGACAGCGACATGGAGGTGCCGGCCTTTTCCGAAGCCGACGAGCGCGTCCCCGACCTCGACCCGGCCTATGTGTTCGATCCCGACACAACGCTCGCCATCTGCGCCGGCTTCTCGCGCAACCGCCGGGTGATGGTCCAGGGCTATCACGGCACCGGCAAGTCGACTCATATCGAGCAGGTCGCGGCACGGCTGAAGTGGCCGTGCATCCGGATCAACCTCGATGCGCACATCAGCCGCATCGATCTCATCGGCCGCGACGCCATCGTCCTGCGCGATGGGCAGCAGGTCACCGAATTTCGCGAAGGCCTGCTACCGTGGGCGCTGCAGCACCCGGTCGCCCTGGTGTTCGACGAATATGACGCCGGCCGCCCGGACGTCATGTTCGTCATCCAGCGCGTGCTGGAGGTAGAGGGCAAGCTGACCCTGCTCGACCAGAACCGGGTGATCCGCCCCAACCCCAATTTCCGGATGTTCGCGACGACCAACACCATTGGCCTCGGCGACACCACCGGGCTGTATCACGGGACGCAGGCGCTCAATCAGGGCCAGCTCGACCGCTGGAACATCGTCACCACGCTGAACTACCTGCCCGCCGCGACCGAAGCGCAGATCGTGCTCGCCAAGTCGGGCGAATATGACAAGCCCGACGGTCGCAAGACGGTGGAGCAGATGGTCAAGGTCGCCGACCTTACCCGCTCGGCCTTCATCAACGGCGATATCTCGACCGTCATGAGCCCGCGCACCGTCATCAGCTGGGCGCAGAATGCGCTGATCTTCGGCGACGTCGGCTTCGCCTTCCGCGTGTCGTTCCTCAACAAGTGCGACGAGAGCGAGCGCGGGCTGATCGCGGAAATGTACCAGCGCGTGTTCGGCAAGGACCTGCCGGAGAGCGTGGCCGGAAAGGCCTAGGTGACCGAGACCACGCCTCTCGACCGCTTTCGCGGCGTGCTGGCCGGCACGGCGCGGGCGATCGCGCGCGATCCCGAGGTGGAGGTCGCCTTCGCCTCCGAAAGCGGGGCGCAGGGCGGCCGGGTGGCGCGCGTCGTCTCGCCGGGGCCCGGCCTCGCGCCCAAGCTGGTGGCCGAAGCGCGCGGCGCGGCCGATGCGGTGGCGCTTCGCCTGCGGCATCATGATGCGAAGCTGCACGGCAGCAATTCGCCCGCCGAGCCCGAGGCGCGCGCAGTGTTCGATGCGCTCGAAGGCGCCCGCGTCGAGGCGATCGGCAGCAGGGCGATGGCCGGTGTACGCGACAATCTGGCCGAACTAGCCGAAGCGCGGGTGCGCAGCGACGCCATCACCCGCGCCCGCACCGCCGAAGAAGTGCCGCTGGCGACCGCGCTCGGCCTCTTGGCACGCCAGCGGCTGACCGGGGCGCCGCCGCCGGAGTCGGCGACGCGCGGTCTCGACCTCGTGCGCGAATGGATCGAGGACAGGGCCGGCAACGACCTCGATGCGCTGGCGCTCGCGCTCGACGACCAGAACGCCTTTGCCGCGCTTGCCCGCAAATTGCTCGAAGATCTCGAGCTCGCTTCGGCCGAGGACAAGCCTGAGGAAGATCCGGACGAGGGCGGCGACGACGAGGCCGGCGAGGATCAGGGTGAAGACGAGGACGACGACCAGGATCAGGACGCCGGGCAGCAGGGCGGCGAGATGGAGCAGCGCGCCGAGCAGGAACAGTCGGACGAGCAGGACGAGGATTACGAAGAACAGGACAGCGACAACGAGGATGCCGAGCCGGGGCAGGAAGGCGACAGCAATGTCGCCGCGCGCCCGAACCGCCGTCCGAACGAGCCCGAGCTGGCCGGTGACTATCGCCCCTTCACCACCCGCTTCGACGAGGTGGTGGAGGCGTCCGACCTTACCGACGAGGAGGAGCTCAATCGCCTCCGCGCCTATCTCGACACGCAGATGGGCGCGCTTTCCGGCGTCGTCACGCGGCTCGCCAACCGCTTGCAGCGGCGGCTGATGGCGCAGCAGGCGCGCTCGTGGGATTTCGATCAGGAAGAAGGGCTGCTGGATGCCGCCCGGCTGGCGCGGGTGATCGTGTCGCCCCGCCATTCGCTGAGCTACAAGATCGAGCGCGAGACCGAGTTCAAGGATACGATCGTCAGTCTGCTGATCGACAATTCGGGCTCGATGCGCGGACGGCCGATCTCGATCGCCGCCATCTGTGCCGACATTCTCGCCCGCACGCTCGAACGCTGCGGGGTGCAGACCGAAGTGCTGGGCTTCACCACCCGCGCGTGGAAGGGCGGGCAGAGCCGTGAGGCGTGGCTCGGCGAAGGCCGCCCGCCCGCGCCCGGCCGCCTCAACGACCTGCGCCACATCGTCTACAAGCGCGCCGACGAACCCTATCGCCACGCCCGCAAGAACCTCGGGCTGATGATGCGCGAGGGGCTGCTGAAGGAGAATATCGACGGCGAGGCGCTGCTGTGGGCGCATTCGCGGCTGATCGCGCGGCCCGAGGAACGGCGCATCCTGATGGTGATCAGCGACGGCGCGCCGGTCGACGATTCGACCGCCAGCGCCAATGGCGGCGCTTATCTCGAAAAGCATCTGCGGCAGGTGATCGGCTGGATCGAATCGCGCTCGCCGGTCGAGCTGGCGGCGATCGGCATCGGTCACGATGTCACGCGCTACTACAATCGCGCGGTGACGATCATGGATGCAGAGCAGCTCGGCGGTGCTCTGGTGGAGCAGCTCGCCGGACTGTTCGATCTCAATCAGTGAAGGCCCCGGGATGGGCCCGACGGCGATACGCAACCGACCGTCGGGCCCGCCCTCGATACGCGACACGAGGGACAGGGGCGGAGGGGCCGACAGGGGGAAAAGCCCTTCCGTTGAAGAGCTTATGCGTGATTCGCAGTTGAAAAAGGCTGAACGGCGTTTGCAGCGATTGTTAAGCAAGTTGCTGATCGCAGGAGCTTTTTTGCTGCTCGCCAGCGACAGCCCGCCTGGGTGGCCCGACCGCGATCCTCGGCCGCCACGGATTGCCCGCCTCATTGTTCAGCCGCTCGCCGTGAACGGCGAGCCGGGTGGCGGCGTCCGAGTGACCGGCGCCTGGACGCTGACCTCCGACGACCCGCGCGTAATGGGCCTGTCAGCGTTGGCGGTGCTGCCCGGCGGCCGGTTGCAGGCACTGAGCGACAGCGGCGCGCTGGTGACCTTTGCCAAGCCCGGAGGTCCCACGCAGGCGTGGGTAAGCGATCTCCCCGCCGGTCCGGGCTATCCCACGTTCAAAAAATATCGCGATTCGGAAGCGATGATCGTCGATGCCGACGGGCTTGGGAGACTGATCGCCTTCGAGAATCGCCACAGCCTGTGGCGGTTCGAGGCGGAGGGGTCAGCAAAGCGATTTCCGCTCAAGCTGCCGACCGGACAGTGGAGCCGCAACAAGGGGATCGAGGCGATCGTCCGCGACCCCGCCGACGGCTCCCTGCTGCTGCTCCACGAGGGCGGGCACCTCGTGCTGCGAGTAAGTGATTCGCCGACCCCCGAGCAATTACCACTGACGGGCGCGACCGGTGGGATCGCCGACGCGGTGCGGTTGCCCGATGGCCGGATCGTGGTTGCGGTGCGGGAGATCGGGCTCAACGGCCTAGCCAACAAGCTGGCCTGGCTGGAGCCCACCCGCACCGGCTATCGCCTGCGCAACTTCGCGACGCTGCCGCTGGGGTTTTTCGACAATATCGAGGGGCTGGCCGCCGAGCAGGCTCCGGACGGACGCACCGTCCTGTGGGCCATCACCGACAATGACGGGTGGCGGCGCACCCTGCTCGTTCGCATGACGCTGGACACAACAAAGGCCCCGGCACGAGCCGGAGCCTGAGTGTTCCTGGCCGGAATGCTGTTGGCCGGACGATCGCCCGGCCGTCCAGGATCAGGCCGCGGCGGCCTTCGCCTTCTTGGCGAGCTCGCGCTTCAGCTTGCGGGCTTCGGTGCCGAGCTTCTCTTCGCCCGTCTTCTTGAGCCAATTGTCGAGACCGCCGTTATGCTCGACCGAGCGCAGACCGTGGGTCGACACGCGCAGCTTGACGCTCTTGCCGAGCTCGTCGCTGATCAGCGTCACGTTCTGCAGATTCGGCAGAAACGTCCGCTTGGTCTTGTTGTTCGCGTGGGAAACATTGTTGCCCACCTGACGGCCCTTGCCGGTCAGCTCGCACACGCGTGCCATTGGATCTATCCCGTGATTGGTCGAGGGCGCTCCCGCATGGAAGCTCCCGGAAAGCGCTGCCCCCTAACGGCTCGGCCCCGACCCGTCAACCGCAACCCTCCCGTCCGTAGCGCGTTACCGAGGCGAAACGAACAGGGAGTTGCCGTTCCATGCGCGCCGTCATTCTACTTCTCATTCTCGTCATCGTCGGCGCCATCGCACTGGTCGCGACCGGGTTCGTCAACGTCAACCAGACCCAGCCCGCCCAAGCCCCCGCCGTCGCGGTCGGCACGGACGGCGTGGTGCTGAAGGGCGGCCAGAAGCCCGAATTCCAGGTCCAGACCGGCAAGATCGAGGTCGGCAGCGGGCAGGCGACCATTCCGGTCCCGCAGATCCGCGTTGCGCCGGGCGGCAACGGCAATGCCTCGGCCCAGCCGCAGACCCAGCCCGTGCAGAACGGCCAGCAGCCGGCCACGACCGACTCGACGCAGCAGTAACAGGCGGGCAAGCGGGCGGCATGAGCTTCCCGCTGCCCCCGCCGATGCGCCGCGCGCTTGATCTCGCGGCCCAGGCGGCGCGCGCGGGCGAGGTGCCGGTCGGTGCCGTCGTGACCCGCGGCGGCCGGGTCGTGGCCGAAGGTGTGAACCGGATGCGCGCGGGGAACGATCCCACCGCCCATGCCGAGATGGTGGCGCTGCGGGCCGCCGCCGCCGTCCTCGGCACCAGCCGGCTCGACCAATGCAGCTTGTGGGTCAGTCTCGAACCTTGCGCCATGTGCGCCGGGGCGATCGCGCTGGCCCGGATCAAGGAACTGCGGTTCGCCGCCGAGGACCCCAAGGGCGGCGCGGTGGTGAATGGGCCGCGCCTGTTCGGCCAGCCTACCTGTCATCATCATCCCGACGTGCTTGGCGGGATCGGCGAGGACGAAGCGGCGGCGCAATTGCGCCGGTTTTTCGCCGAGCGAAGGTGACATGAAAAAGGGGCCGGCGATTCGCTCGCCGACCCCTTTCCACTTGTCGTTGCTGCTTACTGACGCAGCGGAACGACCTTAATTTCGACCCGGCGATTGGCGGCGCGATCGGCCTCGCTCACTTCCGGGTTCACCAGCAGCTGCGATTCGCCGAAGCCGCGAGTCGCCATGCGGGCGCGGACCACGCCGCGGCTGGCGAGATAGTTGGCGACCGATTCGGCGCGCCGCTCGGACAGCGTCTGGTTGTAGCTGTCGGAGCCGCTCGAATCGGTGTGGCCGTAGATGTCGATATAGCTCTGATTGTACTGGGCCAGCGTGCTGGCGACCTCGTTCAGGGTCGACTGAAACTGCGGCTGGATGTCGTAGCGGTCGTAGGCGAAGGTGATCCCGCTCGGCATGCGCAGGATCAGGTCGTCGCCCTGGCGGATGACGTCGACGCCCGTGCCGGCCGTCTCGCGGCGCAGCTCGGCTTCCTGCTGGTCCATGTAGCGGCCGACCGCCGCGCCCGCGAGACCGCCGATGCCGGCGCCGATAATCTGTTCGGTGCGGCTGTTGCGGCCGCCGACGATGTCACCCACCAGATAACCGCCCGCCGCGCCGAGGATGGCACCAAGGCCGGTCTGGCTCAGCCGGCGATTGCCGGTCTCGGGATTGGTGGTGCAGGCCGCGGTGGTCATCAGCGAGGCGGCGAGCAGGCCGACCGTCAGTTTCTTTCCCTTGGTCATCATCAGGGAGACTCCATCTTGTTGAGCACGAAAGTTGCAGGCACGGGAAACCGGCAGCCGGATTGAATGTTCCAGTAGCACAACGATCCACGCGCTTGCCGCGGTCCTCCTTTGAAGGCTAGAAGCTGACTACCCGATGAGCGGCACCCTGCTCCCTTTCCCCTGGCTCGACCTGGTCCTGATCCTTGCGCTGATCGCCTTGAACGGCGTGATGTCGATGAGCGAACTGGCGATCGTGTCCGCGCGTGAAGCGCGGCTCAAGGGATTGGCCAAGGGCGGCAGCGGCGGCGCCAAGGTCGCGCTTAGGCTTGCCGCCGACCCGGGCCGTTTCCTGTCCACCGTGCAGATCGGGATCACCTTGATCGGCATCCTGACCGGCGCCCTGTCGGGATCGCGGCTCGGCACCCCGGTCGCGCAGCGGCTCCAACTGCTCGGGCTCGAGCAGGAACTGTCGGTGACCCTGGGTTTTGGGATCGTGATCGTGCTGACCACCTTCGCCTCGGTGGTGGTCGGCGAACTGGTGCCCAAGCAATTCGCGCTGCGCACGCCCGAACCGATCGCGGTGATCGTCGCCCGGCCGATGCTGTGGCTGAGCAAGCTTACCGCGCCCTTCGTGTGGGTGCTCGACAAGAGCAGCGCGGGCATTTTCAAATTGCTCGGCCTCAACCGCGAAAACCGCGATCACGTCACCGCCGAGGAACTGCATCTGGTGGTGGCCGAAGCGCAGACCGCCGGCGTGCTCGAGGAATCGGAGCGCGCGATCATCAGCGGCATCGTCCGCCTCGCCGACCGCCCGGTGCGCGAGGTGATGACCCCACGGACGGAGGTCGACTGGATCGACATCGACAGCGATCCGCAGGAACTGCGCGCGGCGCTGGCCGACACGCCGCACAGCCGCCTGCCCGTCGCCGAAGGCTCGATCGAAAAGATCGTCGGCGTGATCCAGACCCGCGACATGCTCGACGCGATGCTCGAAGGCCGGCCGCTCGACCTTCGCGCGCTGTCACGCAAGGCGCTGGTGATCCCCGACGTCATGGACGCGATGGACGCGCTGAACGTGCTCCGCTCGGCCGAAGTGCCGCTGGCGCTGGTGCATGACGAATATGGCCATCTCGACGGGATCGTCACGCCCGGCTCGATCCTCGCGGCGCTGGCCGGGGCCTTTGCCAGCGACGTCGAGGACGACGACCCGCCTTTGGTGGAGCGCGAGGACGGAAGCTGGCTGATCAGCGGTTCGGCCACCGCCGACTGCCTGGAGGACCGGCTCGGGATCACCCTCAAGGCCGAGCGCGATTATTCCACGGTCGCGGGCTTTGCGCTGGCGGTGCTGAAGCGGCTTCCCGAAACGGGCGAAGTGTTCGACCATGATGGGTGGCGCTTCGAAATCGTCGACCTCGACGGGCGCAAGATCGACAAGCTGCTGGTGACCCGCAAGGCAAGGCGCGGACCGGCCGCCGACTGACGCTTCACCTATACTTTCGCGCCGTCTGCCGCTAAGGGCCCGCGCAACTTACTCTTTTAGCTTTCTCTCAAAAGGATCTGCATGGCCAAGGAAGAACTTCTCGAGATGCGTGGGCGCGTGGTCGAACTGCTACCCAACGCGATGTTTCGCGTCGAACTCGAGAATGGCCACGAAATTCTGGGGCACACCGCCGGCAAGATGCGCAAGAACCGCATTCGCGTGCTGACCGGTGACGAAGTGCTAGTCGAACTGACCCCCTACGACCTGACCAAGGGTCGCATCACCTACCGCTTCATGCCGGGCCGCGGCGGCCCGCCGGGCTACAACGGCTAAGGCGACGCCGATGCGCCTGGTCCTCGCCTCGGCGAGCCCGCGCCGGGTCGACCTGCTTGCCCGCATCGGGGTCACCCCCGACGCCATCCGCCCCGCCGATATCGACGAGGAGCCTGCCAAGGGCGAATTGCCGCGCCCGCACGCGCTTCGGCTGGCGAGCGAAAAGGCGGCCGCGGTCGCCGCGCTCGAATCCGGCGCGCTGGTGCTCGCCGCCGATACGGTGGTCGCGGTCGGGCGCCGCATCCTGCCCAAGGTCGAGGATGAAGCGACGCTGCGCGAATGCATGGCGCTGCTCTCCGGCCGCCGGCACAAGGTGTTGACCGGCGTTGCGCTGGCCGCGCCGGGGCAGAAGCTGCGCACCCGGCTGGTCGAAACGGTGATCGCGATGAAGAATTTGTCGCGTGAAGAGATCGACCATTACGCCGGCCATGGCGAATGGCGCGGCAAGGCGGGCGGCTATGCCTTGCAAGGCTATGGCGAGGTCTATGTCCGCTTCATGGCCGGAAGCTGGTCCAACGTCGTCGGCCTGCCGCTGCCCGAAACGCGGCACCTGTTGAAGAGCGCAGGCTATCCGCTTGCCTGAGTGGCAGGTCGAACGCGGAATCGGCGAAGAGCGCTGGGTGCGCATCGCGGGCGGCGACATCACCGACGCGCGAATCCATCTCGACGGGGCGCCGCGTGCCGGTGAGCAGCGCGAGGTGCGGATCAAGGCGGTCCGCCCGCAAGCTGTGGCCAC contains:
- a CDS encoding OmpA family protein, with product MMTKGKKLTVGLLAASLMTTAACTTNPETGNRRLSQTGLGAILGAAGGYLVGDIVGGRNSRTEQIIGAGIGGLAGAAVGRYMDQQEAELRRETAGTGVDVIRQGDDLILRMPSGITFAYDRYDIQPQFQSTLNEVASTLAQYNQSYIDIYGHTDSSGSDSYNQTLSERRAESVANYLASRGVVRARMATRGFGESQLLVNPEVSEADRAANRRVEIKVVPLRQ
- a CDS encoding Maf family protein, with the translated sequence MRLVLASASPRRVDLLARIGVTPDAIRPADIDEEPAKGELPRPHALRLASEKAAAVAALESGALVLAADTVVAVGRRILPKVEDEATLRECMALLSGRRHKVLTGVALAAPGQKLRTRLVETVIAMKNLSREEIDHYAGHGEWRGKAGGYALQGYGEVYVRFMAGSWSNVVGLPLPETRHLLKSAGYPLA
- the infA gene encoding translation initiation factor IF-1 produces the protein MAKEELLEMRGRVVELLPNAMFRVELENGHEILGHTAGKMRKNRIRVLTGDEVLVELTPYDLTKGRITYRFMPGRGGPPGYNG
- the rpmB gene encoding 50S ribosomal protein L28 produces the protein MARVCELTGKGRQVGNNVSHANNKTKRTFLPNLQNVTLISDELGKSVKLRVSTHGLRSVEHNGGLDNWLKKTGEEKLGTEARKLKRELAKKAKAAAA
- a CDS encoding nucleoside deaminase, whose amino-acid sequence is MSFPLPPPMRRALDLAAQAARAGEVPVGAVVTRGGRVVAEGVNRMRAGNDPTAHAEMVALRAAAAVLGTSRLDQCSLWVSLEPCAMCAGAIALARIKELRFAAEDPKGGAVVNGPRLFGQPTCHHHPDVLGGIGEDEAAAQLRRFFAERR
- a CDS encoding hemolysin family protein yields the protein MSGTLLPFPWLDLVLILALIALNGVMSMSELAIVSAREARLKGLAKGGSGGAKVALRLAADPGRFLSTVQIGITLIGILTGALSGSRLGTPVAQRLQLLGLEQELSVTLGFGIVIVLTTFASVVVGELVPKQFALRTPEPIAVIVARPMLWLSKLTAPFVWVLDKSSAGIFKLLGLNRENRDHVTAEELHLVVAEAQTAGVLEESERAIISGIVRLADRPVREVMTPRTEVDWIDIDSDPQELRAALADTPHSRLPVAEGSIEKIVGVIQTRDMLDAMLEGRPLDLRALSRKALVIPDVMDAMDALNVLRSAEVPLALVHDEYGHLDGIVTPGSILAALAGAFASDVEDDDPPLVEREDGSWLISGSATADCLEDRLGITLKAERDYSTVAGFALAVLKRLPETGEVFDHDGWRFEIVDLDGRKIDKLLVTRKARRGPAAD
- a CDS encoding esterase-like activity of phytase family protein is translated as MLLASDSPPGWPDRDPRPPRIARLIVQPLAVNGEPGGGVRVTGAWTLTSDDPRVMGLSALAVLPGGRLQALSDSGALVTFAKPGGPTQAWVSDLPAGPGYPTFKKYRDSEAMIVDADGLGRLIAFENRHSLWRFEAEGSAKRFPLKLPTGQWSRNKGIEAIVRDPADGSLLLLHEGGHLVLRVSDSPTPEQLPLTGATGGIADAVRLPDGRIVVAVREIGLNGLANKLAWLEPTRTGYRLRNFATLPLGFFDNIEGLAAEQAPDGRTVLWAITDNDGWRRTLLVRMTLDTTKAPARAGA